Proteins encoded by one window of Mycolicibacterium sp. ND9-15:
- a CDS encoding DNA-3-methyladenine glycosylase, with the protein MLHRCSENRWSTVTAEVLSADPLTAAQRLLGAVLTARGVSATIVEVEAYGGPPDGPWPDAAAHSYRGPGTRNRVMFGPAGRLYTYRSHGIHVCANVVCATDGVAGAVLLRAAAIEAGLSTAYARRGESVRPAALARGPGNLCSALGITMEDNGIDLFDPRSPIQVTFGERHVTEQGPRVGVSKAADRPWRLWLAGRPEVSAYRRSPRAPAPGGSD; encoded by the coding sequence ATGCTTCACCGATGCTCCGAGAATCGCTGGTCGACAGTGACCGCTGAAGTCTTGTCGGCCGATCCGTTGACCGCCGCTCAGCGGCTGCTCGGCGCCGTCCTCACCGCGCGCGGAGTGAGCGCGACGATCGTCGAGGTGGAGGCGTACGGCGGCCCGCCGGACGGCCCATGGCCGGACGCGGCCGCACACTCCTATCGCGGTCCCGGGACGCGGAATCGGGTGATGTTCGGCCCTGCCGGGCGGCTGTACACCTATCGCAGTCACGGTATTCACGTGTGCGCGAACGTCGTGTGCGCCACCGATGGCGTGGCGGGCGCCGTGCTCCTGAGGGCCGCGGCGATCGAGGCCGGTCTCAGCACCGCATACGCCCGCCGCGGTGAGTCGGTCCGCCCCGCCGCATTGGCCCGAGGGCCGGGCAACCTGTGTTCAGCGCTGGGAATCACGATGGAGGACAACGGAATCGATCTGTTCGATCCCCGCAGCCCGATCCAGGTGACCTTCGGTGAGCGGCACGTCACTGAACAGGGTCCGCGGGTCGGCGTGAGCAAGGCCGCCGACCGGCCATGGCGACTGTGGCTGGCGGGCCGACCGGAGGTGTCGGCGTATCGGC